TGATTTtgcctaagaaaataaaaatgtcactgttaaatatacaaagacaaatacagaatattataaaACAGTAATGGTAGTGTATAAGTCACTTTTAACATTAATGTATAAActtaaaagtagtaaaaaaaaaaaaaagaaacaaaactataaCCACTGAAATTTGTTAATgaagaaaacagtatagaaaaaagaaaattttgaaatcagtTGCATAAAGTGTGCAGACATAAGGAGGTGTAGAATATTGAGATGAGGTTATAGTTAGTCATTAGCTTAAAATAGACTGCTGTAGATATAAAATGTTTGATGTAAACCCCATGGTgaacatgcacacatacacacacacacacaatgtatagtaaatacacaaaagataaaaaacaagaaaatgctaaacacacagaaaatatttaacaaaatggaaatagtcATTCTTACCTTACTGTATAAATGAAGTTTGTAGTAATAAACACCtacttaaaaatgaagagaacctcaaataaacaacctaactttacaactCAAGGAACTAAATAAAGAACAAACTGAGCCCAAAgtaatcaggaaaaagaaattaaaaagatgagagcaaaaataaataaggtgGAGAGTAGAGAagtactataaaaattaaaacaatttcttttgtgaaaagataaacaaaattgataaacccttAACTAGACTaagtaaaaagagagaaaccTAAAAGCAAGCAAATTAGAAGTGAAATAGATgttaccacagaaataaaaagataataaaagaatgttatgaaaaattatataccaacaaattgaacaacctcaaaataataaattccTTCATAGAATCTATGAAGACtgagtaaaaaagaaatagaaagtcatACAGACCTATAACAAATAAGATTGAAGGagtaaagaaaaatgccaaacaaagaaaagcccaggaccagatggctttacaaGTGATTTCTgctaaacatttaagaaagatttaaagaatttatatcaattatttttaaattctttgtaaaAGTGGAAGTTATATCCTGAATtaattctatgaggccagcatcactgTAATACCAAAGctagacaaagacaccacaagaagagaaagatacagtacaatatccctgatgaacatcaTGATgtcaaaatcctcaacaaattcTAGCAAACTAAAtacaacagcacattaaaagaatcatacaccatgaccaagtaagactcatccctgggatgcaaggatggttcaacatatacaaattGATAAGTGTGATACTCTACCTCACAAAATGAAgggtaaaaatcacatgatcatctcaatagatgtataAAAAGCATTTAGTAAAATTCAGTACTTTTAGTAAAACtcaaaaaactctcaaaaattaGATATAGAAGAAACTTATCTTAACTCAACAAAGGCACTTTAAGAAAAGCCCACAGCTTACATCTTACTCAGTGgtggaaagctgaaagcattccctttAAGATCTAGAACAAATCAAGGATGCCtcctctcatttcttcttttcaacatagtattgaaagaTCTAGTCAGagcaatgaggcaagaaaaagaaataaaagacgtccaaatcagaaaggaagtaaaactatctccGTAGGTGATACggtgatcttatatgtagaacaCCCTAGACTCCACATGTGCAcacgcatacacatacacacacacacacacacacacacacacacacacacacacacacacacacaaatgttagAATTAGAAAGCAAATTCAGtaaggtcacaggatacaaaaaGCATACAAATATAGTGACCTAttcaaaaaggaaattcagaaaatgatttcatttacaatGGCATTCCTTCACACTTGCCTAGTTTTGATGGTGTAATGGACTTAATATGTGTTTATGtttccctaaaattcatatgttgaaattctaacccccaatgtgatgatattagaATGTAGGGCCTTTGGAAGTTAATTGGGTAATAAAGATGGAgccctcataaatgggattaaCACTCTTATAGAAGAAACCTCCAAAGAATTCTCTAGTCCTCTTTCTGCCATATGATATAGCAAAAAGACTGCTGTCTTCATCAGATGCCCAGTctaccagcaccttgatcttggacttctcagtctccgggattgtgagaaataagtatttgttgtttaagttgcccagtctatggtatttttgttctAACAACCCAGATGGACTAGACAGATAGTAAATAGACAATTGCAGAAGCCACAGTTTGAGAAATGTATGGTGGCCAAAGATGAAGTGCTGGCTGATGCTGGCAAGAATCAAAAATGaacagtagaaaaagaaataatatataacagTTGTGACCTCATAACTGCTATTGTAAGGGGCTATAGATCATTCCACTAACCACCCTCTTGTTagttcccaatttttttttttaaagccatatgAATCCTTGGAGAAGCTGCTTCCAAAATGCCAAAATTACTGATGCTTGTGGATTCAAGCATGCAAGGAGTGCACTGTCTATACCATCCAGATCTCCTGTCCTGCCAGGCTTGAAGCACTCATTTCTCTACAGAGAGTGTTAACAAGTGATAGAGCTCATCTGAGTCCTTCTTGGGAACTGCTGTCTTCATATTGAAgctgttgcaggaaaatggggcatgagaggatggtCATGAACCAGGTCTCTGAGTCCTTGGAACacaccctgccaagtgagggttcttggcttcaggcaggaaagaattcaagagggagccatagtaaagtgaaagcaagtttatttagagagatacacactccatagacagagtgcaggccatctcactcagaagggagagcagccaggAAGTGTGGAGGTTGTTAGCTTGTATGGGCTGGGCAATTTCATGTGCTAATGGagaggaggattattccagctatgttatgggtggggatttccaggaattgggctcccgcccactttttggccttttggggtcagcctgggaactgtgtggcgcctgtgggtgtatcatttagcatgctaatatacTAGGATGAGCGTATAATGAGGGTCAAGGTCTACCTCGAGTTGAATTTttcgccatcttgggcctagtcaAGTTTTAACCAATTtatgtcctgtcctcagttgctgtgtcattcttttaatggttgtaccctgcccccttccctcctttctcaaAGCCACCTCACCCAAaatcctgtctcctctctgtggACAGATAACATCTAATGGCCAGTTAATGGGTAGTTTAAAAGgcccatatttttctttaattcaggaCAATTCTAAAAGGTCATCTCAGTTCCAGAGATCTCTGCAGGATTGAATGTGGCCTTTATTATAATTGAATGGAGTttaatcttagcaatgttctcctagggctgTCTATCCCAACAATTAAATGGAGTTTAACTTCTCCCTCCACTAGTTCTATTGTATTCTTTCCCCCTAGATATTTAATCTCAGGGCACTCTCCAAATAAATTTCTGCACACAAATTTTCACCTCAGTGTTCCGTGCAAAAGGAACCCAACTTGTGACCAATGTTAACAAAGACAAATACAAgtgacacaagaaaaaaaattaattgcaagTCACATCATAATAAAAGGTTTTATAATATAGAAAGGACTCCCACAAActaataactattttttaaaaagatgtactTGACTAGCctctaaaaagaaattcaaatataaaatgtgacaGCGGATCCAGACAGCCACAGCAGTTGCTCTGAAATTGCAGGTGAGGGAGCAATTAATTCTGCTTCATGGAATAGAGGGGCCTTCTGGGGTATTAACTGTAAATGGCTAGTTCATATGCATAATGGGAATTCAGTTGAACTGTCcttgaattaactcatttaaggACTTGCCTTTGGGTTTTTTAGTCTTTCTTGGTACAGCTTCCTGAATTGTCATCCCCAGAGACCCTTATTATACTAAAACTGCAGCAGCAGAGAAGGACTAGATTCACACTGTCATGATCAGTCCTTGTGCCAAACAACTGGGACTGGGGTGCCTTCATCCTGAGTTCATCTCTTTTTCCACCCTGAAATGTAAATGAGGTGGCCAACCCCTTGATAAGTACTTGAGAACCCTCATGTTGTAATTATGGATTTTATCAGTCAAGAACATAAAGATGTGTATCTTATTCCTAAGAAGTTGTTATGCTTTTACTGTTTAATAACTGCTTCAATCTCTGGATATACTCAACACCTGAAACAGTATGGATAACACTACCATGCTGATTACATAAAGAATACGATAAACAATCTCATTTAATAATTCTCATATAAATAATGAACTTTATTCTAACTCCATCCTTTAAAGATATTCTGTATCTGTTACTTAAACTGcaatatttatgtatttgcaAACCAGAGAATTGGGTTGGGAAGGCTTTCTGAACTGAAAACAACATACTGGGAAAATCTCTGTACAGTATTATGCTTTGCTCTAGACTCTCTAAAAAATGTTGCcctttaaagcaaataaaatagctTTTCTAGGGTATATTATTATCTAAAGAaagccataatttttttttttttttggtagttcaGGGCAAGTAGAGGTTGATAATGAAGAGTAAATAAtgtgctttttgaaaaatttattacttcatttttcttgattGATCAGTGAACAGATAAGTTTTAATTCTATTAAGAGAACTGATATGAACACAGAGTTATTCATAGGATTTGGTATGGAAAGATTTATAACTCAGAgctcaaaatgtttaaattgcTGAAAAGATTCAGAACTATTAAATAGATTACTATATGTCAAAAACAACACCAAGTTACAGGCAACCTATGACGTTTGGGATAAAGTTTGCTAGATAACCTCTGGGAGAAAATTGCAAGAGAATCAGTCTCCATTTAGCCAAGGAGGAACTGCTTGGAGTAGGGGTGGAGGCATTGACAAGGAAGGCTGATGTTAAAGACTGATCTGGTGAGTTTAACAGACAAGTCAGGCAGAAGAAGATCCCCAAGCAGCAAAGAAATATTCTCCTCAAACATCTCACTTAGCCCTGGAAGTCTGATGCCATCtgtcctggagagagagagagagccaatCTCTGTTTAACTGTATGATTACACAGATCAAACAAGCAAAACTCTTGCGCAGTCTCTGTTGgaataaaacttgtttttctttgaacatttatCTCACTCCTTTCAGATTAGCGTCATAAGCAAGTTTTGGAAATTCTAAGACTAGACCTAACAGGTAGCCCTCCACTGATAGTTGTATGCCTTGGCACAACTGGATTAGTGTTTAGGCAGACATATCGCAATGGTATTAGTCACAGTATAAAGTTTATTCATTGCCTTTCTATCAATTTTTATGAGCCTCCCAAAGTATAAGATGAACAATATCCAAACAGctgccaggtttttttttccttttttttttaatgcatgtaatttattataaaatccaGGACTTCCTAGGCATTTCTTTCTAATTGTCTGTCTTCTTGATATCTAAtgtctaaagaaaataaatgtcactaAAATGTTGCAAACAACCTAGAAATAGAAGTATTTTAGACAGAGGAAAATAATTATAGCAAGATGGAGGTGGAATCCAGACCGGAAAATTCAGTTCAGGAAGCAGTTACAACAGTTCAGAAACAACTGAAAGTGGATTGCAGTCATTAGAGTTTGAGACTGCAGGAGGagaaaaattgcagaaaataAATGGTTAAGAATGTGAACATGAGCTTTAGGAATTCTCCACCATGGCCACATGATTATAGTAACACAGCAGTTGAAGATATAAGTAGATAAGAATAATAGTACTAAGAAATTGCCTAAATatttcagatctgagagatattaTCAAACTCCCACGACAAGGATTGATGATAAAACCTGCAATTAGCTCTAGTATATTATTGAATAAATTGATACATTAATCCACTATTTTACAAACAGCACAagatcaaatattttttcaacaaaattattttttcctgaacATAAGCTTtaacaatttatatttctaaaattgtatttaaattttgatgGAGCATTTTATTCAATATGGTGTAGTGAGCTGAATCAGGTATGTCAATTTCCACTACACACCAAACATGTAACAACaacagatacaataaaaaatgataaaaaatacatCACCATGCTTCTTAGgtcaaacaaatagaaaatacatgATAGATAGacttagacagacagacagacagacagacagacagacagacagataattaTGAGATGCAGTGTAAAAACATATAACTGTGTGCTGAAATTGAATCCAGAAAAAATGACCAGGTATTTTtgagaggcagaaaagaagatttgagaaaagaaaactaaaacccaTTTTTACATGAGAAGACATTGTTTGAAAATACATTACTTATCTCTGAATTTTATGTAAAGTCATTGAACTTTTAATGAAATTCTTAACAGtacaaaaataattgtatttacacaagaaaaacaaaactttcaaatTCTTCAATTGGAAAATAGCACTTGTATAATTGTCTAGTTGAACCATTGGCCCTTGTTTTGAAGTTGTGTCTTTTATAATCCATGTGTTGTTAAGTTTCAATTTTAAtatcaatttgttttctttttctctcagttttcatttttagttgAATATTGCTATCTACCTCTGTACCtatctatttttctccatttagatTTGTACCTAAGAATTATGTGAACATCACTTGGATTCACAAGACCTCAATGATTGTAATAGGATAGAGTCAGTCATTTGAGTGAGTCTCTTTTCACCATTGCAGGAAGCCTCTCCTGAACGTCTCATGTTGATTTCCTTGTATACCTGGCATATCCACCTTCAACACCTCTGAAATTGGTGTCTCTGCCTTCTTCCTCATTGGGATCCCAGGGATGGAGTCTGCCACCATTTGGGTCTCCATCCCCATTTGCCTTATGTACCTTGTTGCCATCCTGGGGAACTGCCCCATcctcattttcataaaaatggagCCTTCTCGGCATGAACCCATGAACTATTTTCTCTCCATGTTGGCTCTCTCTGACTTGGGactgtccctctcctctctccctaccATGCTTAGAATATTCTTATTCAGTGCTCCGGGAATTTCCTCTGATGCCTGTATTGCCCAAGAGTTTTTCATTCATGGATTCCCAGCTATGGAATCATCAGTACTTCTCATCATGTTTTTTGATCACTTTATTACCATCTGCAATCCTCTGAGATACACCTCCATCCTAACCAGTGCCAGAGTCATGAAAATAGGGCTtactttttctctcaaaaatattttattgatccttccttttcctttaactttAAGACATCCAAGATACTGTAAGAAGAACCTCCTTACAAGGTTAATGTCATCTATGGCTTATTTGTAGCTCTCACAGGCATCCTAgacttcacatttattttcatgtcCTACATGCTGATACTTACAGCCATGTTGAGCATAGGATCACAGAGGGAAAGACTCAAGGTCCTCAATATATGTGTTTCCCACATCTGTGCTGTGCTTATCGTCTATGTTCCCATTATCTCCTTAGCTGTCATCTACCTGTTTTCCAAACACAGTTCCCAAGTCATGAGGATCCTCATGGTTGATGTTTTCCTGCTGGTACCGCCATTGATGAACCCCACTGTATACTGTGTGAAGAGCCAGCAGATAAGAAATCTGGTTttacctccctacaaataaaagtccaggaccagatggcttcaccagggaattctaccaaacatacaaacaagaactcataccagtccttctcaaactcttccagaagattgaaaaagagggaatactcccaaactcattctatgaagccaccatcaccctgataccagaaccaggcaaagatactaccaaaaaagagaattacaggccaatatcactgatgaacatagatgccaaaattctcaccaaaaaatattagcaaataaaatccaacaacacataaaaaagattatacatcatgaccaagtggggttcatcccagggacacaagggtggttcaacatatgcaaatcaatcaatgtaatacatcacatcaacaagagaaaggacaaaaaacacatgatcatctcaatagatgcagaaaaagcatttgataaaattcaacacccatttatgataaaaactctcaccaaagtgggtatagagggaacatatctcaacataataaaagctatatatgacaaacctacagccagcatagtactcaatggtgaaaaactcaaaagcttcccactaaaatctgggacaagacaaggatgcccactattaccactcctattcgacatagtcttggaagtcttagccacagcaatcaggcaaaagagagaaataaaagggatctgaattggaaaaaaagtgtaaaagtGTCGCTATATGCTGACAATATGTTaccatacatagaaaaccctaaaaggtccacacaaaaactactagagctgatcaaagaattcagcaaggtagcaggttacaagattatcgtacaaaaatcagttgcatttctttacactaacgatgaatcaacagaaaaagaaagtaaagaaataatcccctttaaaatagcacccaaagtaataaaatatctaggaataaatctaacccaggaggtgaaaaaattatacacagaaaactataaaccattgatgaaggaaattaaagaagactttaaaaaatggaaggatatcccatgctcttggattggaagaatcaatattgttaaaatggtcacactgcccaaggtaatctacagatttaatgcaatccctatcaaattacctaggacatatttcacagaactagaacaaatcataataaaattgatatggaaccatcaaagacctagaattgccaaagcattactgaagagaaagaaagagtctggaggaataactctcccagacttcagacaatactatggagctacagtcatcaagacagcatggtattggtacaaaaacatatagaccaatgaaacagaatagagagcccagaaatgaacccacaaacttttggtcaactaatcttcgacaaaggaggcaagaatatacaatggaataaagacagcctcttcagcaaattgtgttgggaaaactggacagcagcctgtaaaacaatgaagctagaacactcccttacaccatacacaaaaataaactcaaaatggatcaaagacttaaacataagacaagatacaataaacctcctagaagaaaatattggcaaaacattatctgacatacatctcaaaaatgttctcctagaacagtctactcaagcaatagaaataaaagcaagaataaacaaatgggacctaatgaaacttacaagcttctgcacagcaaaggaaaccataagtaaaacaaaatgacaacctatggagtgggagaaagtttttgctaatgaaaccgacaaaggcttgatctccagaatatataagcagctcttatgacttaataagaaacaaccaaacaacccaatccaaaaatgggcaaaagacctaaacaagcaattctccaaagaagacatacaaatgatcaataggcacatgaaaaaatgctcagtatcactaattatcagagaaatgcaaatcagaactacaatgaggtatcacctcacaccagtcagaatggccatcattcaagaatccacaaatgacaaatgctggagaggctgtggagaaaggggaaccctcctacactgctggtgggaatgcagtttggtgcagccactgtggaaaacagtatgaagattcctcaaaagactaggaatagacttaccatgcaacccaggaatcccactcctgggcatatatccagaaggaacactacttcaggatgacacctgaaccccaatgttcatagcagcactatttacaatagccaagacatggaaacagcctaaatgtccatcaatggatgactggataaagaagaggtggtatatgtatacaatggaatactattcagccataaaaaccgacaacataacaccatttgcagcaacatggatgctcctggagaatgtcattctaagtgaagtaagccagaaagagaaagaaaaataccatatgagatcactcatatgtggaatctaaaacaaacaaaaaacacacaaacaaagcataaatgcaaaacagaaataaactcatagacatagaatacaaacttgtggttggcaagggggcggagggtgggaagggatagactaggattacaaaactgtagaatagataaacaagattatactgtatagcacagggaaatattcataagatcttatggtagctttcggagaagaaaatgtgacaatgaatatatatatgttcatgtataactgaaaaattgtgctctacacttgaatttgatacaacattgtaaaatgattataaatcagtaaaaaatgttaaaaaaaaaaaaaaagaaatcggGTTTTAGAGAAGCTGTGTCAAAAATACAGCTGACATGgcaggtggagggtatagctcagtggtagagcacatacctggtgtgcacaaggtcctgggttcaatccccagtgcctctgctaaaggggaaaaaaattttttaatgaaaaaaatgcagcTGACTTGGATGCTTAATGATAGTGAAAACCCAATCAGTAAATGACATAGAGAAAGCAGAATTAATCAATAAGGAAGCACACCATACGTTAATCACCTTACAATATCATCTCTCAGTATGCTTATGAAGACTGAAGACTCAGCCTCGCAAATTTACTGGTTTAGGATTTAGGATTTAGAGCTCTtatgtaaacataaaatgtattcgTAGTTCCACTTTCACACACCTTACCAGCCTTATGAACACAATATAAgcttgttttcatcattttagaGTAATATTCTGTGTGTTCATTTGAGAATTAGCAGTATACATTTATATGACAACTGCCTAGTGATTGGAGGTGACAGAGGATTGCTTATTCATTTACAATATCCCTTTTCAACACACAGTTTTCCCTTTTATGACACATATCTATTCTCTCAGGAATTGAAATTGAAAAGGGCAATGACAATGCACACATGGAACAAATATGCATTCGTGCAGAGTTTacaaaaatataagaattaaattcatttatttgtttcaatatttctttcctgaacattaaaatatcactttataaGTTATTTAGGGTTGAAAATTCTCTGTCTACCAGATTTCTACAGGAGTTCTACCTAATGCCATAACTCATTATACCGTATATGTCTCACTCCCATGCAAGACTGTAAACCCTGATaaagattaattttcaaaattttactgttctcacaaagaaataaattgaacATCCATATAGATCTCACTTAGCTGATTTTTAATGAATGAACCAGGCAAATGATACAACCAGTTCAAAGAGGCCaataaaagatacatttataAATAGCAATGTTTCCATTAATTTTCAAATGAGTTCAACTATGACTTCTTTCACCTGTGGGACACATACCAATTGACCCTCGACCAGTTTATTCACCTGTCTACCAATGTGAATTACTTTGATTGCATTTAGTATCTACAACTTACAGAGTTGGAAAAAAGCTCAAAGACAGTGAAAACTCTAAGTCCCTACATAATCAGAATTAGATAACCCATAGGGGTGGGCTGTGAACAATGCAGAGTTTTCCACTGAAGcacatatcttttttttcatatagtCTCCcccattttaataaaacattatttgaaataaagattATTCTTGATCATAAAACAAGGCTCTCCTCATTAGGTTTGGCCTCATTAtttatacagatgaaaaaattcaCCAGAAGGGCTTCTTAAGTTTGCAGTGCTGGAGACTTTCAGACAGGATGTTATAAAGCTGCTATTATATTCTATATCTAGGAGAGGAAGCTATAACCAAAAAAATTATCTCCATCAAATTACTCCTTCAGGTAGCCACACActtgagtaatattttattttcctgaactCCCCAAGACATCCTGGGATCCTTGGCTTGCCTCCCTTTCCACCTCTAAGAGATCGGCCCGTAAGCCAAGCAACAGGCTAATTTACCTGGGATTTTGTCAGCACAGACTCTATAAAGTCAACCTCAGTTCCCTAAAAGTGACTGGTCCTACCTGATTAAATCAGAAACATTCTCAAGTGTGATATTCTAGGAAAGGCCCTAGTTGcacaatcaatttttaaaattatatcttagTTAAAAATAAGGACAGGTTCTTAAACTGTacctataaaaataatacattgtcCTGAAAAGCAAGGACACTCAGTAAGGGTTTCCTGAACTCAGAGTATTCAGTGAGAATCAGCTATGACTTCAAAATGTTTGATTTAGTTTACAAAAGCAGATTCTACTAGATTAGTACAGTTTAAGAGAATGATAAAAAGCCTTattatatattcagaaaatagAACATAAACCACATCAACAATATTCCAAACACATAATAAGATGTTACTTATCAGTTAATTTAGTTCTACACAATTAATTCTTGTTCCACCGGCTCTTGAGTTAGCAGTCTCATGAAGGTGTTTGTCTGTTGTTAGGAAGAGTCATGGAAATCACAACTCAGCCCACTAGAAAAACCTGAAAGTTacccaaaagctggttctttgaagtTTGCAGTACTTGCTGCAGTCCTTTTCCGTGAGCTCTGGTGGGGTCCTTCTCTGTTGAAGACGAAACTCCAGCCTATTTCTGATTGCAGATCTTTCATGAATGCATCAGAGCCAAACAAAAATTATCTATTGTTTTAAGATAGTTAAGCTAACTTAAGAGagttaaatttatctttatatgtattctttttcattatatgttattacaagatatttataCTTATCTTTAAATGGCCATTGTTAATTTATTACTTATGCATTCAAATGTAAAAAGTCTGATGAGAGTTGATAACACAAATAGTGCAACTGACAAGTAAATTTGATTGTCTCCATGGCATGCAAAACAAGATAATAAAGCTATTTCCaaaaagagaagtttaaaaaaagtctctAAGGATAATGATATAGACTATATCTGAGGACAGTAATGTTTCATctgatatatacaaataaataagcataatttttacaatggaaacaaTATCGATACATAGCATAATAATCATGGGAAATGATATGCATAATGTACCAAGGAAATACCAAGATTGCCAAGAATATCAAATAAAGAGATTCAGTGAATCTAGAGTAAGCCtagatatttgtatttttataaaactccaTAGAGAAGTCTTATGTGCATCCCAGGCTTGAAAACTACTGTCCTTGAACATGctagatgaaaatgaaaatttcaaaacattctcagaagaaaacatctaTAAGTTTAAGGGAGTGAAATCtagaggaggaggcagacacaAAAAGGCATAGTTGTCACATATGGTGAAAATGCTCTGAGATTATTCACATGATTCTGTCAATCAGAGAAGACAGGGACATAATTCTGCCAGAGGGAGCAGAAGGGCTTAAGGGGTGTTTTCCTCAAAGGATTAATTCTTCCCATTTACAGGGGGTTGGATGACTCTCCTTGGCTCCAGTCCCTGTTGAGTTTCACCCACagggagttttctttttctctgggtgCAGCCTGCTGGGCTGGAATCAAAGTTTTCTGGGCTAATAGGAAAGCATCAGGGAGGCAGGACTAGATTCTGTAGGTCAGGATTAAATGGTCATGACCGCAC
This Camelus ferus isolate YT-003-E chromosome 10, BCGSAC_Cfer_1.0, whole genome shotgun sequence DNA region includes the following protein-coding sequences:
- the LOC116666638 gene encoding LOW QUALITY PROTEIN: olfactory receptor 51A4-like (The sequence of the model RefSeq protein was modified relative to this genomic sequence to represent the inferred CDS: inserted 1 base in 1 codon); its protein translation is MESATIWVSIPICLMYLVAILGNCPILIFIKMEPSRHEPMNYFLSMLALSDLGLSLSSLPTMLRIFLFSAPGISSDACIAQEFFIHGFPAMESSVLLIMFFDHFITICNPLRYTSILTSARVMKIGLTFSLKNILLILPFPLTLRHPRYCKKNLLXKVNVIYGLFVALTGILDFTFIFMSYMLILTAMLSIGSQRERLKVLNICVSHICAVLIVYVPIISLAVIYLFSKHSSQVMRILMVDVFLLVPPLMNPTVYCVKSQQIRNLVLEKLCQKYS